A single window of Gossypium hirsutum isolate 1008001.06 chromosome A10, Gossypium_hirsutum_v2.1, whole genome shotgun sequence DNA harbors:
- the LOC107914331 gene encoding FRIGIDA-like protein 3 isoform X2 has product MAGIEQCEANDSASSLIEQLYKAVHELEAFKDASENKVHWTEIEQYFCNLEVTLKKKSEELVAKEKEYEVKEAETLALILEKEAVVATKEQDYLDRVQGLKDAAVAAIAEARANFRPTTAESLDTAENGDTKVSSSVGDKNSPDEEFPRKTSEITENMAADVKSRPELTLFCEQMDAKGLLNFLMENQKILNDICRELPLALESASEPARLVLNSLEGFYPPDETSQMVDKTDAALQGMRKSCVVLLEAMASFLARIDPGDTHLLNPEIKQLAKAIADEWKPKLSNASSGAAIDNSLEAEAFLQLLATFRIASEFDEEQLCKLVFVVAHRRQAPELCRSIGLTPKMPGLVELLINSGRQVDAVRFIHTFQLTERFPPVPLLKMYLKDLRRNSQGKGGNSRGAAGSQDDINARELAALKAVIRCVQDYGLEADYSLDPLQKRLAQLEKAKADNKKRGGDSGKHHPRKKSRPNGGFRGYRGPPGRQAPPVYNQRAAFTGMPERYTHAGPNPYNYQIPNQPAYVPQANDQRLYYYSQDDKVATSSYNAAATSNYGSYSGSGLQPSHSQQPFL; this is encoded by the exons ATGGCTGGTATTGAGCAATGTGAGGCAAATGATTCTGCTTCTTCTCTGATAGAGCAACTTTATAAGGCGGTTCATGAACTGGAAGCTTTCAAGGATGCTTCTGAGAACAAGGTTCATTGGACAGAAATTGAACAATATTTCTGCAATCTTGAGGTGACGTTAAAGAAGAAATCTGAAGAGCTAGTAGCTAAGGAGAAGGAATATGAGGTGAAAGAAGCTGAAACCCTTGCATTGATTTTAGAGAAGGAGGCAGTTGTTGCTACTAAGGAACAAGATTACTTAGACCGAGTGCAGGGGCTAAAAGATGCTGCTGTTGCTGCAATTGCTGAGGCACGTGCAAATTTCCGACCAACAACTGCAGAATCTCTTGATACTGCAGAAAATGGAGACACCAAGGTAAGCAGTTCTGTTGGTGATAAAAACTCTCCCGATGAGGAGTTTCCTCGTAAAACAAGTGAAATTACTGAAAACATGGCGGCTGATGTCAAGTCGCGTCCAGAGCTTACCCTCTTTTGTGAGCAAATGGATGCAAAAGGACTTCTGAACTTTTTAATGGAGAATCAGAAAATTCTGAATGACATTTGTCGGGAACTTCCCCTTGCACTTGAAAGTGCAAGCGAACCAGCCCGTTTGGTACTGAATTCACTGGAGGGGTTTTACCCTCCGGACGAAACAAGCCAAATGGTGGATAAGACAGATGCTGCCCTGCAGGGCATGCGCAAATCCTGTGTCGTCTTATTAGAAGCCATGGCTAGTTTTTTGGCCAGAATTGACCCTGGTGATACTCACCTTCTGAACCCTGAAATCAAGCAGCTAGCCAAGGCAATTGCTGATGAGTGGAAACCCAAGTTGTCTAATGCAAGCAGTGGTGCTGCCATTGACAATTCATTGGAAGCTGAAGCATTTTTGCAGCTCCTTGCTACTTTTAGGATTGCTTCGGAGTTTGACGAAGAACAACTCTGCAAGCTTGTTTTTGTAGTTGCTCACCGCCGGCAGGCACCTGAGCTTTGTCGTTCCATTGGATTAACACCGAAAATGCCAG GCCTTGTTGAGTTATTGATTAACAGCGGGAGACAAGTCGATGCGGTACGATTTATTCATACCTTCCAGCTTACTGAAAGGTTTCCTCCTGTGCCCCTTTTGAAGATGTACTTGAAAGATTTGCGGAGAAACTCGCAAGGGAAGGGTGGGAATTCTCGTGGTGCTGCTGGTTCACAG GATGACATAAATGCACGAGAGCTCGCGGCCTTGAAAGCTGTAATAAGATGTGTTCAAGACTATGGCCTAGAAGCTGACTACTCCCTTGATCCACTCCAGAAAAGGTTGGCTCAACTCGAAAAAGCAAAAGCAGACAATAAGAAAAGAGGGGGGGATTCTGGTAAACATCACCCGCGGAAGAAATCAAGGCCCAATGGTGGATTTCGAGGATATCGGGGACCTCCAGGTAGGCAAGCTCCACCAGTTTACAACCAGAGGGCTGCATTTACAGGAATGCCAGAAAGGTATACTCATGCAGGTCCGAATCCCTACAATTATCAAATACCGAATCAACCTGCATATGTCCCTCAAGCGAATGATCAAAGATTATACTACTATTCTCAAGATGACAAAGTTGCAACGTCGTCATATAATGCAGCAGCTACTTCTAACTATGGAAGCTACAGTGGCAGCGGATTGCAACCTTCGCATTCACAGCAGCCATTTctgtag
- the LOC107914331 gene encoding FRIGIDA-like protein 3 isoform X1, whose translation MRWLCATMAGIEQCEANDSASSLIEQLYKAVHELEAFKDASENKVHWTEIEQYFCNLEVTLKKKSEELVAKEKEYEVKEAETLALILEKEAVVATKEQDYLDRVQGLKDAAVAAIAEARANFRPTTAESLDTAENGDTKVSSSVGDKNSPDEEFPRKTSEITENMAADVKSRPELTLFCEQMDAKGLLNFLMENQKILNDICRELPLALESASEPARLVLNSLEGFYPPDETSQMVDKTDAALQGMRKSCVVLLEAMASFLARIDPGDTHLLNPEIKQLAKAIADEWKPKLSNASSGAAIDNSLEAEAFLQLLATFRIASEFDEEQLCKLVFVVAHRRQAPELCRSIGLTPKMPGLVELLINSGRQVDAVRFIHTFQLTERFPPVPLLKMYLKDLRRNSQGKGGNSRGAAGSQDDINARELAALKAVIRCVQDYGLEADYSLDPLQKRLAQLEKAKADNKKRGGDSGKHHPRKKSRPNGGFRGYRGPPGRQAPPVYNQRAAFTGMPERYTHAGPNPYNYQIPNQPAYVPQANDQRLYYYSQDDKVATSSYNAAATSNYGSYSGSGLQPSHSQQPFL comes from the exons ATG CGGTGGCTTTGTGCAACTATGGCTGGTATTGAGCAATGTGAGGCAAATGATTCTGCTTCTTCTCTGATAGAGCAACTTTATAAGGCGGTTCATGAACTGGAAGCTTTCAAGGATGCTTCTGAGAACAAGGTTCATTGGACAGAAATTGAACAATATTTCTGCAATCTTGAGGTGACGTTAAAGAAGAAATCTGAAGAGCTAGTAGCTAAGGAGAAGGAATATGAGGTGAAAGAAGCTGAAACCCTTGCATTGATTTTAGAGAAGGAGGCAGTTGTTGCTACTAAGGAACAAGATTACTTAGACCGAGTGCAGGGGCTAAAAGATGCTGCTGTTGCTGCAATTGCTGAGGCACGTGCAAATTTCCGACCAACAACTGCAGAATCTCTTGATACTGCAGAAAATGGAGACACCAAGGTAAGCAGTTCTGTTGGTGATAAAAACTCTCCCGATGAGGAGTTTCCTCGTAAAACAAGTGAAATTACTGAAAACATGGCGGCTGATGTCAAGTCGCGTCCAGAGCTTACCCTCTTTTGTGAGCAAATGGATGCAAAAGGACTTCTGAACTTTTTAATGGAGAATCAGAAAATTCTGAATGACATTTGTCGGGAACTTCCCCTTGCACTTGAAAGTGCAAGCGAACCAGCCCGTTTGGTACTGAATTCACTGGAGGGGTTTTACCCTCCGGACGAAACAAGCCAAATGGTGGATAAGACAGATGCTGCCCTGCAGGGCATGCGCAAATCCTGTGTCGTCTTATTAGAAGCCATGGCTAGTTTTTTGGCCAGAATTGACCCTGGTGATACTCACCTTCTGAACCCTGAAATCAAGCAGCTAGCCAAGGCAATTGCTGATGAGTGGAAACCCAAGTTGTCTAATGCAAGCAGTGGTGCTGCCATTGACAATTCATTGGAAGCTGAAGCATTTTTGCAGCTCCTTGCTACTTTTAGGATTGCTTCGGAGTTTGACGAAGAACAACTCTGCAAGCTTGTTTTTGTAGTTGCTCACCGCCGGCAGGCACCTGAGCTTTGTCGTTCCATTGGATTAACACCGAAAATGCCAG GCCTTGTTGAGTTATTGATTAACAGCGGGAGACAAGTCGATGCGGTACGATTTATTCATACCTTCCAGCTTACTGAAAGGTTTCCTCCTGTGCCCCTTTTGAAGATGTACTTGAAAGATTTGCGGAGAAACTCGCAAGGGAAGGGTGGGAATTCTCGTGGTGCTGCTGGTTCACAG GATGACATAAATGCACGAGAGCTCGCGGCCTTGAAAGCTGTAATAAGATGTGTTCAAGACTATGGCCTAGAAGCTGACTACTCCCTTGATCCACTCCAGAAAAGGTTGGCTCAACTCGAAAAAGCAAAAGCAGACAATAAGAAAAGAGGGGGGGATTCTGGTAAACATCACCCGCGGAAGAAATCAAGGCCCAATGGTGGATTTCGAGGATATCGGGGACCTCCAGGTAGGCAAGCTCCACCAGTTTACAACCAGAGGGCTGCATTTACAGGAATGCCAGAAAGGTATACTCATGCAGGTCCGAATCCCTACAATTATCAAATACCGAATCAACCTGCATATGTCCCTCAAGCGAATGATCAAAGATTATACTACTATTCTCAAGATGACAAAGTTGCAACGTCGTCATATAATGCAGCAGCTACTTCTAACTATGGAAGCTACAGTGGCAGCGGATTGCAACCTTCGCATTCACAGCAGCCATTTctgtag